The following coding sequences are from one Thunnus maccoyii chromosome 17, fThuMac1.1, whole genome shotgun sequence window:
- the si:ch211-140l13.3 gene encoding uncharacterized protein si:ch211-140l13.3 isoform X3, with amino-acid sequence MDRNTLKASDQQELQRRASLSQQEPSRKLTSGIQRRSSAPSLVLNDEGTQLETFQSLTLQPEHSREFGTLQDLFSGLYNPQTAQDTQRRTQTQIQAQYEDFSQVLSQEQTNFNTPLQPQYYTPLFSRVQIKGISDIPLKMEREEKVSQLHVNRCGKKSRSSESSREKSFRHQEMKNTSETGEKIVTAPLRRMAVTSEDRWEQSMQHNNSHVWTPKHPNSVYESNLVQHFNISPPQRDDKVSPRALRNQEVIVSFKTVNDHIEGVSGLNVETGSTGSDETKTHFHLCRSGESRPGSNTGSSQAKGQKQATTKTAFFLTTPNNTSQASTPPECSTVHTRSTRSSGGSSSSEDEDEPAFQCPPRRLSLQDYHVNPPEDEEEVQRQNPGPQRQSCTLSRNNITPGGQKMLRTSSLKPHRRPDVTYETTLALTSRGIHSHRVDRRDELERRHEGDCILCRATTRNQHSLNKLESKAVQALRQQMEALQQQLKQRESDWSVVRRQLEELNRENHELKEKLTVRPQSFLVADRRTAQTHTETQERQTEISFSVQMKPLLSNTCSLMTFGNGTRKVISADRKTKTVTFLNGDIKHILEDGKTVYYYAASETTQTIYPSGLEVLHFPNKQIEKRHPEGKREILFPDQTIKYLEPDGNEKTIFPDGTIVLLSPSGEKIVDFPSGQREIHTSQYKRREFPDGTVKTVYPDGRQETKYASGRVRVKETEEVTV; translated from the exons ATGGACAGAAATACACTGAAGGCCAGTGACCAGCAGGAGCTGCAGAGGAGGGCTTCCCTCAGCCAGCAGGAGCCCAGCAGGAAGTTAACCTCTGGCATTCAGAGGCGCTCGTCTGCTCCGTCTCTGGTCTTAAATGATGAGGGAACACAGCTTGAAACCTTCCAGTCCCTGACCTTGCAGCCTGAGCATAGCAGAGAGTTTGGGACTTTGCAAGACCTTTTCTCTGGTTTATATAATCCTCAGACAGCCCAAGATACCCAGAGACGGACCCAAACACAGATCCAGGCTCAGTACGAGGATTTTTCCCAGGTTCTCAGCCAAGAACAGACCAACTTTAATACTCCCCTACAGCCCCAATATTACACTCCACTGTTCTCACGCGTCCAAATAAAAGGGATCTCTGATATTCCCTTGAAgatggaaagagaagagaaagttaGTCAGTTACACGTCAACAGGTGTGGAAAGAAATCCAGGTCAAGCGAGTCTTCTAGAGAAAAAAGTTTCAGGCAccaagaaatgaaaaacacaagtgaAACTGGGGAGAAAATTGTCACAGCACCTCTTAGAAGAATGGCTGTGACCTCTGAGGATCGATGGGAACAATCCATGCAGCACAACAACTCACACGTCTGGACGCCCAAACATCCAAACTCTGTGTACGAATCAAATTTAGtgcaacatttcaacatttcccCCCCTCAGAGGGACGATAAAGTCTCCCCTCGGGCCCTGAGAAATCAGGAAGTTATTGTTAGTTTTAAGACAGTGAACGACCACATAGAGGGAGTCTCAGGCTTGAATGTGGAAACTGGATCCACAGGCTCTGATGAAacgaaaacacattttcatctctGCCGGAGCGGCGAGTCAAGACCAGGAAGCAACACGGGCTCAAGTCAGGCCAAAGGTCAAAAACAAGctacaacaaaaacagcattttttctCACCACGCCAAACAACACAAGTCAAGCTTCAACACCTCCAGAGTGCAGCACAGTTCACACGCGTTCCACTAGAAGCAGCGGTGGTAGTAGCAGcagtgaggatgaagatgaaccAGCCTTTCAGTGTCCTCCTCGCCGTCTCAGCCTCCAGGATTACCATGTAAACCCAccagaggatgaagaggaggtcCAGAGACAGAACCCAGGGCCTCAGCGACAATCCTGCACCCTCAGCAGAAATAATATAACTCCTG GtggtcagaaaatgttgagGACAAGCTCACTGAAACCACACAGGAGACCAGATGTTACGTATGAAACAACACTGGCACTGACGTCGAGGGGAATTCACAG TCACAGAGTGGATCGGAGAGATGAGCTTGAAAGGCGACACGAAGGAGATTGCATCCTTTGTCGAGCCACGACGAGAAATCAACACAGTCTCAACAAACTGGAATCCAAAGCTGTCCAG gcccTCAGGCAGCAGATGGAGGCCCTTCAGCAGCAGCTtaagcagagagagagtgattggTCCGTAGTTCGACGCCAGCTGGAGGAGCTGAACAGAGAAAACCACGAGCTGAAGGAGAAACTCACAGTTAGGCCACAGAGCTTTCTAGTGGCCGACAGACgtactgcacaaacacacactgagaccCAGGAGCGACAGACGGAG atttctttttctgtccagATGAAACCACTTCTATCAAACACCTGCAGCTTGATGACTTTCGGTAACGGAACGAGGAAAGTGATTTCTGCAGACCggaagacaaaaacagtcaCGTTCTTAAATGGAGATATCAAACATATTCTGGAGGATGGGAAAACG GTGTATTACTACGCTGCTTCAGAGACAACACAAACCATTTACCCAAGTGGTCTGGAGGTCCTTCACTTCCCCAACAAGCAGATTG AGAAGCGACACCctgaggggaagagagagatcTTATTTCCAGACCAgaccatcaaatatttggagCCTGACGGCAACGAGAAGACGATCTTCCCTGATGGCACCATCGTTCTCCTTTCACC GTCAGGTGAAAAGATTGTAGACTTTCCCAGCGGTCAGAGAGAGATCCACACTTCCCAGTATAAGAGGAGAGAGTTTCCTGACGGGACGGTCAAGACCGTCTACCCCGACGGACGACAGGAAACCAAGTACGCATCAGGCAGAGTACGCGTCAAGGAAACGGAGGAAGTCACTGTCTGA
- the si:ch211-140l13.3 gene encoding uncharacterized protein si:ch211-140l13.3 isoform X2, with the protein MNQTAHRDGDQDPVSSSAVRIILPAEPEDRPIKAAVGEKDDFREFVEEQLNEISESKPLQTSSGVNSLTERRHFLQNIEGISRMDRNTLKASDQQELQRRASLSQQEPSRKLTSGIQRRSSAPSLVLNDEGTQLETFQSLTLQPEHSREFGTLQDLFSGLYNPQTAQDTQRRTQTQIQAQYEDFSQVLSQEQTNFNTPLQPQYYTPLFSRVQIKGISDIPLKMEREEKVSQLHVNRCGKKSRSSESSREKSFRHQEMKNTSETGEKIVTAPLRRMAVTSEDRWEQSMQHNNSHVWTPKHPNSVYESNLVQHFNISPPQRDDKVSPRALRNQEVIVSFKTVNDHIEGVSGLNVETGSTGSDETKTHFHLCRSGESRPGSNTGSSQAKGQKQATTKTAFFLTTPNNTSQASTPPECSTVHTRSTRSSGGSSSSEDEDEPAFQCPPRRLSLQDYHVNPPEDEEEVQRQNPGPQRQSCTLSRNNITPGGQKMLRTSSLKPHRRPDVTYETTLALTSRGIHSHRVDRRDELERRHEGDCILCRATTRNQHSLNKLESKAVQALRQQMEALQQQLKQRESDWSVVRRQLEELNRENHELKEKLTVRPQSFLVADRRTAQTHTETQERQTEMKPLLSNTCSLMTFGNGTRKVISADRKTKTVTFLNGDIKHILEDGKTVYYYAASETTQTIYPSGLEVLHFPNKQIEKRHPEGKREILFPDQTIKYLEPDGNEKTIFPDGTIVLLSPSGEKIVDFPSGQREIHTSQYKRREFPDGTVKTVYPDGRQETKYASGRVRVKETEEVTV; encoded by the exons ACCAGCAGTGGGGTGAATAGCCTGACAGAGAGACGACACTTCTTGCAGAATATTGAAGGCATTTCCAGGATGGACAGAAATACACTGAAGGCCAGTGACCAGCAGGAGCTGCAGAGGAGGGCTTCCCTCAGCCAGCAGGAGCCCAGCAGGAAGTTAACCTCTGGCATTCAGAGGCGCTCGTCTGCTCCGTCTCTGGTCTTAAATGATGAGGGAACACAGCTTGAAACCTTCCAGTCCCTGACCTTGCAGCCTGAGCATAGCAGAGAGTTTGGGACTTTGCAAGACCTTTTCTCTGGTTTATATAATCCTCAGACAGCCCAAGATACCCAGAGACGGACCCAAACACAGATCCAGGCTCAGTACGAGGATTTTTCCCAGGTTCTCAGCCAAGAACAGACCAACTTTAATACTCCCCTACAGCCCCAATATTACACTCCACTGTTCTCACGCGTCCAAATAAAAGGGATCTCTGATATTCCCTTGAAgatggaaagagaagagaaagttaGTCAGTTACACGTCAACAGGTGTGGAAAGAAATCCAGGTCAAGCGAGTCTTCTAGAGAAAAAAGTTTCAGGCAccaagaaatgaaaaacacaagtgaAACTGGGGAGAAAATTGTCACAGCACCTCTTAGAAGAATGGCTGTGACCTCTGAGGATCGATGGGAACAATCCATGCAGCACAACAACTCACACGTCTGGACGCCCAAACATCCAAACTCTGTGTACGAATCAAATTTAGtgcaacatttcaacatttcccCCCCTCAGAGGGACGATAAAGTCTCCCCTCGGGCCCTGAGAAATCAGGAAGTTATTGTTAGTTTTAAGACAGTGAACGACCACATAGAGGGAGTCTCAGGCTTGAATGTGGAAACTGGATCCACAGGCTCTGATGAAacgaaaacacattttcatctctGCCGGAGCGGCGAGTCAAGACCAGGAAGCAACACGGGCTCAAGTCAGGCCAAAGGTCAAAAACAAGctacaacaaaaacagcattttttctCACCACGCCAAACAACACAAGTCAAGCTTCAACACCTCCAGAGTGCAGCACAGTTCACACGCGTTCCACTAGAAGCAGCGGTGGTAGTAGCAGcagtgaggatgaagatgaaccAGCCTTTCAGTGTCCTCCTCGCCGTCTCAGCCTCCAGGATTACCATGTAAACCCAccagaggatgaagaggaggtcCAGAGACAGAACCCAGGGCCTCAGCGACAATCCTGCACCCTCAGCAGAAATAATATAACTCCTG GtggtcagaaaatgttgagGACAAGCTCACTGAAACCACACAGGAGACCAGATGTTACGTATGAAACAACACTGGCACTGACGTCGAGGGGAATTCACAG TCACAGAGTGGATCGGAGAGATGAGCTTGAAAGGCGACACGAAGGAGATTGCATCCTTTGTCGAGCCACGACGAGAAATCAACACAGTCTCAACAAACTGGAATCCAAAGCTGTCCAG gcccTCAGGCAGCAGATGGAGGCCCTTCAGCAGCAGCTtaagcagagagagagtgattggTCCGTAGTTCGACGCCAGCTGGAGGAGCTGAACAGAGAAAACCACGAGCTGAAGGAGAAACTCACAGTTAGGCCACAGAGCTTTCTAGTGGCCGACAGACgtactgcacaaacacacactgagaccCAGGAGCGACAGACGGAG ATGAAACCACTTCTATCAAACACCTGCAGCTTGATGACTTTCGGTAACGGAACGAGGAAAGTGATTTCTGCAGACCggaagacaaaaacagtcaCGTTCTTAAATGGAGATATCAAACATATTCTGGAGGATGGGAAAACG GTGTATTACTACGCTGCTTCAGAGACAACACAAACCATTTACCCAAGTGGTCTGGAGGTCCTTCACTTCCCCAACAAGCAGATTG AGAAGCGACACCctgaggggaagagagagatcTTATTTCCAGACCAgaccatcaaatatttggagCCTGACGGCAACGAGAAGACGATCTTCCCTGATGGCACCATCGTTCTCCTTTCACC GTCAGGTGAAAAGATTGTAGACTTTCCCAGCGGTCAGAGAGAGATCCACACTTCCCAGTATAAGAGGAGAGAGTTTCCTGACGGGACGGTCAAGACCGTCTACCCCGACGGACGACAGGAAACCAAGTACGCATCAGGCAGAGTACGCGTCAAGGAAACGGAGGAAGTCACTGTCTGA
- the si:ch211-140l13.3 gene encoding uncharacterized protein si:ch211-140l13.3 isoform X1: MNQTAHRDGDQDPVSSSAVRIILPAEPEDRPIKAAVGEKDDFREFVEEQLNEISESKPLQTSSGVNSLTERRHFLQNIEGISRMDRNTLKASDQQELQRRASLSQQEPSRKLTSGIQRRSSAPSLVLNDEGTQLETFQSLTLQPEHSREFGTLQDLFSGLYNPQTAQDTQRRTQTQIQAQYEDFSQVLSQEQTNFNTPLQPQYYTPLFSRVQIKGISDIPLKMEREEKVSQLHVNRCGKKSRSSESSREKSFRHQEMKNTSETGEKIVTAPLRRMAVTSEDRWEQSMQHNNSHVWTPKHPNSVYESNLVQHFNISPPQRDDKVSPRALRNQEVIVSFKTVNDHIEGVSGLNVETGSTGSDETKTHFHLCRSGESRPGSNTGSSQAKGQKQATTKTAFFLTTPNNTSQASTPPECSTVHTRSTRSSGGSSSSEDEDEPAFQCPPRRLSLQDYHVNPPEDEEEVQRQNPGPQRQSCTLSRNNITPGGQKMLRTSSLKPHRRPDVTYETTLALTSRGIHSHRVDRRDELERRHEGDCILCRATTRNQHSLNKLESKAVQALRQQMEALQQQLKQRESDWSVVRRQLEELNRENHELKEKLTVRPQSFLVADRRTAQTHTETQERQTEISFSVQMKPLLSNTCSLMTFGNGTRKVISADRKTKTVTFLNGDIKHILEDGKTVYYYAASETTQTIYPSGLEVLHFPNKQIEKRHPEGKREILFPDQTIKYLEPDGNEKTIFPDGTIVLLSPSGEKIVDFPSGQREIHTSQYKRREFPDGTVKTVYPDGRQETKYASGRVRVKETEEVTV; the protein is encoded by the exons ACCAGCAGTGGGGTGAATAGCCTGACAGAGAGACGACACTTCTTGCAGAATATTGAAGGCATTTCCAGGATGGACAGAAATACACTGAAGGCCAGTGACCAGCAGGAGCTGCAGAGGAGGGCTTCCCTCAGCCAGCAGGAGCCCAGCAGGAAGTTAACCTCTGGCATTCAGAGGCGCTCGTCTGCTCCGTCTCTGGTCTTAAATGATGAGGGAACACAGCTTGAAACCTTCCAGTCCCTGACCTTGCAGCCTGAGCATAGCAGAGAGTTTGGGACTTTGCAAGACCTTTTCTCTGGTTTATATAATCCTCAGACAGCCCAAGATACCCAGAGACGGACCCAAACACAGATCCAGGCTCAGTACGAGGATTTTTCCCAGGTTCTCAGCCAAGAACAGACCAACTTTAATACTCCCCTACAGCCCCAATATTACACTCCACTGTTCTCACGCGTCCAAATAAAAGGGATCTCTGATATTCCCTTGAAgatggaaagagaagagaaagttaGTCAGTTACACGTCAACAGGTGTGGAAAGAAATCCAGGTCAAGCGAGTCTTCTAGAGAAAAAAGTTTCAGGCAccaagaaatgaaaaacacaagtgaAACTGGGGAGAAAATTGTCACAGCACCTCTTAGAAGAATGGCTGTGACCTCTGAGGATCGATGGGAACAATCCATGCAGCACAACAACTCACACGTCTGGACGCCCAAACATCCAAACTCTGTGTACGAATCAAATTTAGtgcaacatttcaacatttcccCCCCTCAGAGGGACGATAAAGTCTCCCCTCGGGCCCTGAGAAATCAGGAAGTTATTGTTAGTTTTAAGACAGTGAACGACCACATAGAGGGAGTCTCAGGCTTGAATGTGGAAACTGGATCCACAGGCTCTGATGAAacgaaaacacattttcatctctGCCGGAGCGGCGAGTCAAGACCAGGAAGCAACACGGGCTCAAGTCAGGCCAAAGGTCAAAAACAAGctacaacaaaaacagcattttttctCACCACGCCAAACAACACAAGTCAAGCTTCAACACCTCCAGAGTGCAGCACAGTTCACACGCGTTCCACTAGAAGCAGCGGTGGTAGTAGCAGcagtgaggatgaagatgaaccAGCCTTTCAGTGTCCTCCTCGCCGTCTCAGCCTCCAGGATTACCATGTAAACCCAccagaggatgaagaggaggtcCAGAGACAGAACCCAGGGCCTCAGCGACAATCCTGCACCCTCAGCAGAAATAATATAACTCCTG GtggtcagaaaatgttgagGACAAGCTCACTGAAACCACACAGGAGACCAGATGTTACGTATGAAACAACACTGGCACTGACGTCGAGGGGAATTCACAG TCACAGAGTGGATCGGAGAGATGAGCTTGAAAGGCGACACGAAGGAGATTGCATCCTTTGTCGAGCCACGACGAGAAATCAACACAGTCTCAACAAACTGGAATCCAAAGCTGTCCAG gcccTCAGGCAGCAGATGGAGGCCCTTCAGCAGCAGCTtaagcagagagagagtgattggTCCGTAGTTCGACGCCAGCTGGAGGAGCTGAACAGAGAAAACCACGAGCTGAAGGAGAAACTCACAGTTAGGCCACAGAGCTTTCTAGTGGCCGACAGACgtactgcacaaacacacactgagaccCAGGAGCGACAGACGGAG atttctttttctgtccagATGAAACCACTTCTATCAAACACCTGCAGCTTGATGACTTTCGGTAACGGAACGAGGAAAGTGATTTCTGCAGACCggaagacaaaaacagtcaCGTTCTTAAATGGAGATATCAAACATATTCTGGAGGATGGGAAAACG GTGTATTACTACGCTGCTTCAGAGACAACACAAACCATTTACCCAAGTGGTCTGGAGGTCCTTCACTTCCCCAACAAGCAGATTG AGAAGCGACACCctgaggggaagagagagatcTTATTTCCAGACCAgaccatcaaatatttggagCCTGACGGCAACGAGAAGACGATCTTCCCTGATGGCACCATCGTTCTCCTTTCACC GTCAGGTGAAAAGATTGTAGACTTTCCCAGCGGTCAGAGAGAGATCCACACTTCCCAGTATAAGAGGAGAGAGTTTCCTGACGGGACGGTCAAGACCGTCTACCCCGACGGACGACAGGAAACCAAGTACGCATCAGGCAGAGTACGCGTCAAGGAAACGGAGGAAGTCACTGTCTGA